One window of the bacterium genome contains the following:
- a CDS encoding 30S ribosomal protein S12 codes for MPTINQLVRKGRTQASNRTASPALQNCPQKRGVCTRVYSTTPKKPNSALRKVARVRLTNGIEVTSYIPGEGHNLQEHSVVMIRGGRVKDLPGVRYHIVRGKLDTQGVNGRKQSRSKYGAKRPK; via the coding sequence ATGCCAACCATTAATCAATTAGTACGTAAAGGTAGAACACAAGCGTCTAACCGTACCGCTTCTCCGGCATTACAAAACTGCCCTCAGAAGCGTGGGGTTTGCACTCGTGTTTATTCAACAACACCGAAAAAACCAAACTCAGCGTTGCGTAAAGTTGCACGTGTGCGTTTGACCAACGGAATCGAAGTCACAAGCTACATTCCCGGTGAAGGACACAACTTGCAAGAACACTCGGTCGTGATGATTCGCGGTGGTCGTGTGAAGGACCTTCCTGGTGTGCGTTATCACATCGTGCGCGGAAAACTTGACACTCAAGGTGTTAACGGCCGCAAGCAGAGCCGTTCTAAATACGGCGCGAAACGCCCTAAGTAA